One window from the genome of Streptococcus halotolerans encodes:
- a CDS encoding cytochrome ubiquinol oxidase subunit I — protein sequence MTIETLARLQFAMTTVFHFFFVPFTIGTSIVVAIMETCYVVTKNEEYKKLTKFWGNIMLLSFAVGVVTGIIQEFQFGMNWSDYSRFVGDIFGAPLAVEALLAFFLESTFLGLWMFTWDNPKISKVLHASFIWLVVFGSLMSAFWILIANSFMQHPVGYTIKNGRAQMTDFFALITNHQFFYEFSHVITGAITMGGIVVAGMAAFRLLKRDTLTDSVQKLYQKSLRIGLLVALVGSISVLGAGDLQMKALIKDQPMKFAAMEGGYEDSGDPAAWTVLAWANEAEHKQVFGVKVPYMLSILSYGKPSGAVKGMETANKELIEKYGERDYFPMVNLLFYGFRIMAGFGTLMLGVSAVGLWLSRKKKPVLFEKNWMLWVVALTTFAPFLSNSFGWIITENGRYPWTVYGLFTIKESVSPNVSVASLLTSNIVYFLLFSGLAAAMITFTIRELKRGPEYQETALTNQSSIDPFEKGVY from the coding sequence ATGACAATTGAAACTTTGGCACGTTTGCAGTTTGCCATGACAACCGTTTTTCACTTTTTCTTTGTACCATTTACTATTGGGACATCGATTGTGGTTGCAATTATGGAAACTTGTTACGTGGTTACAAAAAATGAGGAGTACAAGAAGTTAACCAAGTTTTGGGGAAACATCATGTTGCTCAGTTTTGCGGTAGGTGTTGTGACGGGGATTATTCAGGAATTTCAATTTGGAATGAACTGGTCTGATTATTCTCGGTTTGTTGGAGATATTTTCGGTGCACCTTTGGCGGTTGAAGCACTCTTAGCTTTTTTCCTTGAGTCAACATTTTTGGGTCTCTGGATGTTCACATGGGATAATCCAAAGATTAGTAAGGTATTGCACGCTAGCTTTATCTGGTTAGTAGTCTTTGGGTCACTCATGTCTGCCTTTTGGATTCTGATTGCAAATAGCTTTATGCAACATCCAGTAGGTTATACGATTAAAAATGGTCGTGCACAGATGACGGATTTCTTTGCGCTTATCACCAACCATCAATTCTTCTATGAATTTTCACACGTTATCACTGGAGCTATTACCATGGGAGGTATTGTTGTGGCTGGTATGGCTGCTTTCCGTTTACTCAAGCGTGATACCTTAACAGATTCTGTTCAAAAGCTTTACCAAAAATCACTTCGCATTGGCTTATTAGTGGCTTTAGTAGGTTCGATTTCCGTTCTTGGGGCTGGGGATTTGCAGATGAAAGCTCTCATCAAGGATCAACCGATGAAATTTGCTGCCATGGAAGGTGGATACGAAGACTCTGGAGACCCTGCTGCTTGGACTGTTCTTGCCTGGGCTAATGAAGCAGAGCACAAACAGGTCTTTGGTGTTAAAGTGCCGTACATGTTGTCTATCCTGTCTTATGGTAAACCATCAGGTGCCGTTAAGGGGATGGAAACAGCCAATAAAGAATTAATCGAAAAGTATGGCGAACGTGATTACTTTCCAATGGTTAACTTACTCTTTTATGGTTTTCGTATCATGGCAGGTTTTGGCACACTGATGCTGGGTGTCTCTGCTGTTGGACTTTGGTTATCTCGTAAGAAAAAGCCTGTTTTATTTGAGAAAAATTGGATGCTGTGGGTGGTTGCCTTAACGACATTTGCGCCTTTCTTATCAAATAGCTTTGGTTGGATTATTACTGAAAATGGACGTTACCCTTGGACGGTCTACGGTCTCTTTACGATCAAGGAAAGTGTATCACCGAATGTGTCGGTAGCATCACTCTTGACGTCTAATATTGTTTACTTCTTGTTATTTAGTGGTTTGGCAGCAGCTATGATCACGTTTACCATTCGTGAGTTAAAACGTGGTCCGGAATATCAAGAGACTGCCTTAACCAATCAGTCTAGCATAGATCCATTTGAGAAAGGAGTGTACTAA
- the cydB gene encoding cytochrome d ubiquinol oxidase subunit II, which yields MSGLQMFWFFLIGLLFSMFFFLEGFDFGVGMSVQSLAHTDEEKDQIVNTIGPVWDGNEVWLLTAGGSMFASFPYWYASLFSGYYLIFLLILVGLIIRGVSFEFRSHCKPKQKNLWNWTLTIGSIMVPFFFGLLFTSLVQGIPLDAAGNVQATVTDYINLFSVVGGLAVTLLAYLHGLNYIALKTEGPVRERARNYATLFYWVLYLGLVAFAVLLFFQTDFFQKHTVLTSLLVLLMVGLTVLAHVSVFRKKELTAFLASGFTLIAVVVLLFQGLFPRVMISSTNSKFDLLIENASSSPYTLKIMSIIALTLVPFVLAYVAWSYYIFKKRVTLPTVKTGGH from the coding sequence ATGTCAGGTTTACAAATGTTCTGGTTTTTCCTAATCGGCCTACTCTTTTCCATGTTTTTCTTCTTAGAAGGATTTGACTTTGGAGTTGGAATGTCTGTTCAATCATTGGCCCATACTGACGAAGAAAAAGATCAAATAGTTAATACCATCGGTCCTGTTTGGGATGGTAACGAGGTCTGGTTACTAACAGCGGGCGGCTCTATGTTTGCCTCTTTCCCCTACTGGTACGCGTCTCTTTTCAGCGGTTATTATCTGATCTTCTTACTCATCTTAGTTGGATTGATTATTCGTGGGGTTTCGTTTGAATTTCGTTCCCACTGTAAGCCCAAGCAAAAGAATCTTTGGAACTGGACCTTGACCATAGGTTCAATCATGGTGCCCTTTTTCTTTGGTTTATTGTTTACTAGTTTGGTTCAGGGGATTCCGCTAGATGCGGCGGGAAATGTACAGGCTACTGTTACCGATTATATCAACCTATTCTCAGTTGTAGGTGGTCTCGCTGTAACCTTGCTAGCCTACCTTCATGGTTTAAACTATATTGCTCTTAAAACAGAAGGCCCTGTTCGTGAGCGTGCGCGGAACTATGCCACCTTGTTTTACTGGGTGCTTTATCTTGGGCTTGTTGCATTTGCTGTCTTACTGTTTTTCCAAACAGACTTCTTCCAAAAGCATACGGTGTTGACTAGTCTTTTGGTTCTCTTAATGGTTGGTTTAACAGTTCTGGCGCATGTTTCTGTCTTTCGGAAGAAAGAACTGACTGCTTTTTTAGCAAGTGGTTTTACTCTGATTGCAGTTGTTGTGCTTTTATTCCAGGGCTTATTCCCTCGTGTCATGATAAGCTCGACAAATTCAAAATTCGATTTGTTGATTGAAAACGCCTCTTCATCACCGTATACGCTTAAAATCATGTCTATCATCGCCTTAACCCTTGTCCCATTTGTATTAGCCTATGTGGCATGGTCCTACTATATTTTTAAAAAACGCGTTACCTTACCGACCGTTAAAACTGGAGGTCATTAA
- the cydD gene encoding thiol reductant ABC exporter subunit CydD, which yields MFDKALTRLSGFKQMVGLLVGLDILQAFFIIGQAYFLSLSITRVWEGHSLKRQISWIILFFVCHLARHIMTFMKDKLLDDFSAREAKRMRQKLLKKLFDLGPVIVQKEGAGNTITMALDGIDLVENYIHLILNKMINMSIIPWIILAFVFLLDWESGLILTIVFPIIILFMIILGLAAKARADKQYESYQVLSNHFLDTLRGIDTLKFLGISKRYGSSIYQTSENFRKATMSALRIGILSTFALDFFTTLSIAVVAVFLGLRLIKGEFGLLPALTILILAPEYFLPVRDFSSDYHATLDGKNAMQAIGKILKQDSIRGQQVAINDWSETSQLSLENIAISYEDKTLLEGTSYQVQGFKTVALIGMSGSGKSSLVNLISGFLDKSAGKILIDGEEVPNLNQDNWQRQVIYIPQSPYLFDLSLKENIAFYTPQASLKDIQEAIRVVGLEEFVEGLPDGLDTMIGGGSRPLSGGQAQRIALARAFLDNSRRVMILDEPTAHLDIETELELKTKILPLFKNRLVFLATHRLHWLADVDDILVLDDGQLVEQGTYNDLWAQKGQLYQLVTAMGGGQDV from the coding sequence ATGTTTGACAAAGCCTTAACTCGCTTGTCTGGTTTTAAACAAATGGTTGGACTGCTTGTTGGATTGGATATCCTGCAAGCTTTCTTTATTATCGGACAAGCTTATTTTTTGAGTTTATCGATCACCCGTGTGTGGGAAGGGCATTCTCTCAAGAGGCAGATCAGCTGGATTATTCTCTTTTTCGTCTGTCACTTGGCTAGGCATATAATGACCTTCATGAAAGATAAGCTTTTAGATGATTTTTCGGCGAGAGAAGCCAAACGGATGCGTCAAAAGCTTCTAAAGAAATTATTTGATTTAGGTCCTGTCATCGTTCAGAAAGAAGGTGCTGGAAATACTATTACCATGGCGCTTGATGGTATCGATTTGGTCGAAAATTATATACATCTTATTCTCAATAAAATGATTAACATGAGTATCATCCCATGGATTATTTTAGCCTTTGTTTTTCTTTTGGATTGGGAATCTGGTCTTATTTTGACCATTGTCTTTCCAATCATTATCCTGTTTATGATAATTCTAGGTTTGGCAGCCAAAGCACGCGCTGACAAACAGTATGAAAGTTACCAAGTGTTATCCAATCATTTTCTTGACACCCTTCGGGGAATTGACACGCTCAAATTCCTAGGCATCTCAAAACGCTATGGTAGCAGCATTTATCAAACCAGTGAAAATTTCCGAAAAGCAACCATGAGTGCTTTAAGAATTGGAATATTATCAACGTTTGCCTTAGATTTTTTTACAACTCTCTCAATCGCAGTCGTAGCTGTTTTTCTTGGATTACGGCTCATTAAAGGGGAATTCGGTCTCTTACCAGCTTTAACGATCTTGATTTTAGCACCAGAATACTTTTTGCCTGTACGTGATTTTTCCAGTGATTACCATGCCACTCTAGATGGAAAAAATGCCATGCAAGCTATCGGAAAGATTTTAAAGCAAGATAGTATCCGTGGTCAACAAGTGGCCATCAACGATTGGAGTGAAACCAGCCAATTGTCATTAGAAAACATTGCGATTTCTTATGAGGATAAAACCCTTCTTGAGGGAACTTCTTACCAAGTTCAAGGCTTTAAAACCGTAGCTTTAATTGGAATGAGCGGTTCTGGTAAATCAAGTCTCGTTAATCTCATCAGTGGTTTTTTGGATAAGTCAGCAGGAAAAATCCTAATTGATGGAGAAGAAGTGCCTAATCTTAATCAAGACAATTGGCAAAGACAAGTTATTTATATCCCACAGTCGCCTTATCTCTTTGATCTTAGTTTGAAAGAAAATATTGCCTTTTATACCCCACAAGCTTCCTTAAAAGACATCCAAGAAGCTATCAGAGTTGTTGGTTTAGAAGAATTTGTGGAAGGGCTACCTGATGGCTTAGATACTATGATTGGTGGCGGTTCGCGCCCTCTTAGTGGTGGTCAGGCGCAGCGCATTGCCTTGGCTCGTGCGTTTCTAGATAACTCACGCCGTGTCATGATTTTGGATGAGCCAACAGCGCATTTGGATATTGAAACAGAGTTAGAGTTAAAGACCAAGATTTTGCCACTTTTTAAAAATCGTCTGGTTTTCCTTGCAACGCATCGTTTGCATTGGTTAGCTGATGTGGATGATATTCTTGTCCTTGATGATGGTCAATTAGTCGAACAAGGGACTTATAATGACTTATGGGCTCAAAAGGGCCAATTATATCAACTGGTAACAGCCATGGGAGGTGGTCAAGATGTTTAA